The following coding sequences are from one Haploplasma axanthum window:
- a CDS encoding pseudouridine synthase, translating to MERLQKVIAQSNVASRREAEKMIVDGRVAVNGKVITELGTKVNRTDRITVDGKVIKVATKKYLLLNKPTGYLSTTKDDKKRRTIIDLISTEYKDDRLYPVGRLDYDTAGLILLTNDGELTLKLTNPEMELEKEYFVRVKGIVIRKKIVELRNGISIGEKQKIKPIEVNLIELDKENQSTLIRLLLVDDKNEDIRKMMEVLGFPVKNITRTSYSFLTLEGVKRGGYRELSVHEVRKLHSIGTKK from the coding sequence ATGGAAAGACTTCAAAAAGTAATAGCACAAAGTAACGTTGCATCAAGACGTGAAGCAGAAAAAATGATCGTGGATGGACGTGTGGCGGTAAATGGTAAAGTTATTACTGAGCTTGGAACCAAAGTAAATCGGACTGACCGAATAACTGTTGATGGTAAAGTAATAAAAGTTGCTACTAAAAAGTATTTATTATTGAATAAACCAACAGGCTATTTATCTACTACAAAAGATGATAAAAAAAGAAGAACAATAATTGATCTAATTAGTACTGAATATAAAGATGACAGACTATACCCTGTAGGAAGATTAGACTACGACACTGCTGGATTAATTCTACTTACTAATGATGGAGAGTTAACACTAAAACTTACAAATCCGGAAATGGAACTTGAAAAAGAGTATTTTGTAAGAGTTAAAGGCATAGTTATTAGAAAAAAAATTGTTGAATTAAGAAATGGAATATCAATCGGTGAAAAACAAAAAATAAAACCAATAGAAGTGAACCTTATTGAACTAGATAAAGAGAATCAATCTACACTTATAAGACTATTATTAGTAGATGATAAAAACGAAGATATTCGAAAAATGATGGAAGTTCTTGGCTTCCCTGTCAAGAATATCACAAGAACAAGTTACTCGTTTTTAACGCTAGAAGGTGTTAAACGAGGAGGATATCGTGAGTTAAGTGTACACGAGGTTCGTAAATTGCATTCGATTGGCACTAAAAAATAA
- a CDS encoding type II 3-dehydroquinate dehydratase — MKILIINGPNLNMLGKRNTKHYGELTLDEINKLIKKTYPNVKFYFYQTNNEARIIWKLQAMKNIDALIINPAAFTHTSIAIRDMLEIIKIPKVEVHLSDINTREDFRKIDYIKDVVDKVIMGKKENSYIEAVKYLLENK, encoded by the coding sequence ATGAAAATATTGATTATCAATGGACCTAACCTAAATATGTTAGGAAAGCGAAATACTAAACATTATGGTGAACTTACTTTAGACGAGATAAACAAACTAATAAAGAAAACATATCCTAATGTAAAATTTTATTTTTATCAAACTAATAATGAAGCAAGAATTATTTGGAAATTACAAGCAATGAAGAATATTGATGCTTTAATTATTAACCCCGCAGCATTTACTCATACAAGTATTGCTATTAGGGATATGCTAGAAATTATTAAGATTCCTAAGGTTGAAGTACATCTTAGTGACATTAATACTCGTGAAGATTTTAGAAAAATTGATTATATTAAAGACGTAGTTGATAAGGTTATCATGGGAAAAAAAGAAAACAGTTATATTGAAGCCGTAAAATATTTACTTGAAAATAAATAA
- the der gene encoding ribosome biogenesis GTPase Der yields the protein MPFVVAIVGRPNVGKSSLFNRIAGDKIAITDDEIGVTRDRIYAKAEWLTKKFSLIDTGGIDIIDAPFLSQIKEQALLAMDEADVIIFLTDGKSGVTDGDSYIAKQLYQTNKPVVLAVNKIDDVNQINNIYEFYQLGFEDPIAISSNHGIGIGDLLDRVISYMKDDKEIIDESAIKFSIIGRPNVGKSSLTNAILGRNRVIVSDISGTTRDAIDSKFKFNKKDYIVIDTAGIKKRGRIYENTDKYSVIRTLGAIDRSDVVLVVIDGNEGIIEQDKNVAGYAMDANKAVVIVVNKWDIVEKDDKTMQKMIRKIREEFKFLDYAPIVFTSARENERIHTIFPSIDLAYENYTKEIKTNVLNQIIQDAVAMNPTPIHNHGKANFSYATQVSIKPPTFVLFVNDPEFVHFSYERYLANQLRDAIDFEGTPVRLILRRKVE from the coding sequence ATGCCATTTGTTGTAGCAATTGTAGGAAGACCAAATGTTGGTAAGTCTAGTTTATTTAACCGAATTGCTGGGGATAAAATAGCAATTACTGATGATGAGATTGGTGTTACAAGAGATCGAATATATGCAAAAGCTGAATGGTTAACTAAAAAGTTTAGTTTAATAGACACGGGGGGCATTGATATAATTGATGCGCCCTTTTTAAGTCAAATTAAGGAACAAGCATTGCTTGCTATGGATGAAGCAGATGTTATAATTTTCTTAACTGATGGTAAATCTGGTGTAACCGACGGCGATTCGTATATTGCAAAACAGCTTTATCAAACTAATAAACCAGTTGTGTTAGCTGTAAATAAAATCGATGATGTAAACCAAATAAATAATATATATGAGTTTTATCAATTGGGATTTGAAGATCCGATTGCTATTTCGTCTAATCACGGAATTGGAATTGGTGATTTATTAGATCGAGTTATTTCATACATGAAAGATGATAAAGAAATTATTGATGAATCTGCAATTAAATTTTCAATTATTGGAAGACCTAATGTAGGTAAATCTTCATTAACTAATGCGATTTTAGGTAGAAATCGTGTAATAGTTAGTGATATTTCAGGAACGACTCGAGATGCAATTGATAGTAAGTTTAAATTTAACAAAAAAGATTATATCGTAATTGATACTGCAGGTATTAAAAAACGCGGTAGAATTTATGAAAATACTGATAAATATAGTGTGATTAGAACTCTTGGTGCTATTGATAGATCTGATGTTGTTTTAGTCGTTATTGATGGTAATGAAGGAATAATTGAACAAGATAAGAATGTTGCTGGATATGCCATGGATGCTAATAAAGCCGTGGTTATTGTTGTAAATAAATGGGATATTGTTGAAAAAGATGATAAAACAATGCAAAAAATGATTAGAAAGATTAGAGAAGAATTTAAATTTTTAGATTATGCTCCAATTGTTTTTACATCAGCACGTGAAAATGAAAGAATTCATACTATTTTCCCATCAATTGATTTAGCATATGAAAATTATACAAAAGAAATTAAGACAAATGTTCTAAATCAAATTATTCAAGATGCAGTAGCTATGAATCCAACACCAATTCATAATCATGGAAAAGCTAACTTTTCATATGCTACTCAAGTTTCAATTAAGCCACCAACATTTGTTTTATTTGTTAATGATCCAGAGTTCGTACATTTTTCATATGAACGATATTTAGCTAATCAATTACGTGATGCAATTGACTTTGAAGGAACACCCGTTAGATTAATCTTGAGGAGGAAAGTTGAATAA
- the miaA gene encoding tRNA (adenosine(37)-N6)-dimethylallyltransferase MiaA produces the protein MKKVIVIVGPTASGKTMYSVKLAKAIGAEVINGDSVQIYKELNIGSAKIKEEEKEGINHHLFDMVSIDNDYSVFNFQQDARKMINDIKIPMIVGGTGFYIKSALYDYEFNKENSKYSFDDLTNEEIYSKLIEIDKNIEIDKNNRHRLVRALELALNGNLRSEKNNKDIPLYDILTIYLDIDRKELKKRLIKRLEIQLSDGFIDEVISLRNQDKHLNIIGYRELDLYLDGKITLEEALEEIVKVSMRFAKRQKTWFMNQMEAIPFDPLNHKSYDEMLEVISKFLKEE, from the coding sequence ATGAAAAAAGTTATTGTTATTGTTGGACCAACTGCATCAGGAAAAACGATGTATTCAGTAAAACTTGCTAAAGCAATCGGTGCTGAAGTAATTAATGGAGATTCGGTTCAAATATATAAAGAGTTAAATATTGGTTCTGCAAAAATCAAGGAAGAAGAAAAAGAGGGAATTAATCATCATTTGTTTGATATGGTTTCAATTGATAATGATTATTCTGTTTTCAACTTTCAACAAGATGCAAGAAAAATGATTAATGATATTAAGATTCCAATGATTGTTGGTGGAACAGGATTTTATATTAAATCAGCATTATATGATTATGAATTTAATAAAGAAAATAGTAAATATAGTTTTGATGATTTAACAAATGAGGAAATATATAGTAAGTTAATTGAAATAGATAAAAATATAGAGATTGATAAGAATAATAGACATCGATTAGTAAGAGCTTTAGAACTTGCACTTAATGGTAATTTAAGAAGTGAAAAGAATAATAAAGATATACCACTCTATGATATTTTGACAATTTATTTAGATATTGATAGAAAAGAATTAAAAAAACGCTTGATTAAGAGACTAGAGATTCAATTAAGCGATGGATTTATTGATGAAGTAATTAGTTTAAGAAATCAAGATAAGCATTTAAACATTATTGGTTATCGAGAACTTGATTTATATTTAGATGGAAAAATCACATTAGAAGAAGCACTTGAAGAAATTGTGAAAGTATCAATGAGATTTGCCAAAAGACAAAAAACTTGGTTTATGAATCAGATGGAAGCAATTCCCTTTGATCCTTTAAACCATAAATCGTATGATGAGATGTTGGAAGTAATAAGTAAATTTTTAAAGGAGGAATAA
- a CDS encoding S1 RNA-binding domain-containing protein: protein MDIRVLKVGDIIEGKVVAVTDKTIFLDVQYFTEARIHIDNYDPELESFDGVIKVGDLVKGRIQKISLDEPALILMSRLPLIKIDNFEKIREAVESKEIVSAKVKKVVDKGLLLSYLDYEVFLPFTLLDYEYVEQKDKLKNKNLDVNIIEATKKGRFTRIVASRKEIFEKERKELYEKRLQERQSELDSIQTGDVLKGTVDKIEKHAANIRFDHVVGLLRISQVSHYRIEKIEDVLTLGDEIEVKVIKKEGNRLDLSIKALEDTPFEKFAKSHNIGDTVSGTVNQKLPFGIIVEVDRDVRGLLHKNEYSWNPNDNYDDFVKIGDQVTLKVIGIDKKNEKISLSKKALEDNPWKNVTVKRGEVVKAVVSKVSGNGLEVEVQGVNGFIPANEVEEEKLGQIEAYYSIGDEVEALVTEANNRNWSLKLSIKAVQTKKERETFEKYLEDDSEDVGQTIGDLFADELKK, encoded by the coding sequence ATGGATATTAGAGTACTAAAGGTAGGAGACATCATTGAAGGAAAAGTTGTTGCTGTTACTGATAAAACCATCTTTTTGGATGTACAGTATTTTACAGAAGCGAGAATACATATTGATAACTACGATCCAGAACTAGAAAGTTTTGACGGAGTAATTAAAGTTGGAGATCTTGTAAAAGGCCGAATTCAAAAGATTAGTTTAGATGAACCGGCATTAATCTTAATGTCACGTTTACCACTAATCAAAATTGATAATTTTGAAAAGATTAGAGAAGCTGTAGAATCAAAAGAAATTGTTTCTGCAAAAGTGAAAAAAGTCGTAGATAAAGGTTTATTATTAAGCTATTTAGATTACGAAGTATTTTTACCATTCACATTATTAGATTATGAATATGTTGAACAAAAAGATAAATTAAAAAATAAAAATTTAGATGTTAATATTATTGAAGCTACTAAAAAAGGTAGATTTACAAGAATTGTTGCATCTAGAAAAGAAATATTTGAAAAAGAAAGAAAAGAATTATATGAAAAACGTCTTCAAGAAAGACAAAGTGAACTTGATTCGATTCAAACAGGCGATGTATTAAAAGGTACTGTTGATAAAATTGAAAAACATGCTGCAAATATTAGATTTGATCATGTTGTAGGATTACTACGTATTTCTCAAGTTTCACATTATCGTATTGAAAAAATTGAAGATGTATTAACACTTGGTGATGAAATAGAAGTTAAAGTCATCAAAAAAGAAGGAAATAGATTAGATTTATCGATCAAAGCATTAGAAGATACACCATTTGAAAAATTTGCTAAATCTCATAATATTGGGGATACTGTTTCAGGAACAGTTAACCAAAAATTACCATTTGGAATTATTGTTGAAGTTGATCGTGATGTAAGAGGATTATTACATAAAAACGAATACTCATGGAATCCAAATGATAACTATGATGATTTTGTTAAAATTGGTGATCAAGTAACTCTAAAAGTTATTGGTATTGATAAAAAGAACGAAAAAATAAGCTTATCTAAAAAAGCTTTAGAAGATAATCCATGGAAAAATGTAACAGTTAAACGTGGCGAAGTAGTTAAAGCAGTTGTAAGTAAAGTAAGTGGAAATGGTCTTGAAGTTGAAGTTCAAGGAGTTAATGGATTTATTCCTGCTAACGAAGTTGAAGAAGAAAAATTAGGACAAATTGAAGCATACTACTCAATTGGTGACGAAGTTGAAGCGTTAGTTACAGAAGCAAATAACCGTAATTGGAGTTTGAAACTATCAATAAAAGCAGTTCAAACTAAAAAAGAACGTGAAACATTTGAAAAGTATTTAGAAGATGATAGTGAAGACGTTGGACAAACAATCGGAGATTTATTTGCTGACGAATTAAAAAAATAA
- a CDS encoding shikimate kinase, with protein sequence MKIFLIGMPGAGKSTVGRILAEKIAYNFIDLDGLVEKNSLMFTDELIEKYGINKFRELETEALQEINEENVVVSCGGGIVENRNNKTFMSGLIIYLDVDNKIIEERLKTDYQRPLLQEYTLDELYTKRFLLYQHFADINISNNKEINNTVDSIIQMLEVKK encoded by the coding sequence ATGAAAATATTTTTGATTGGAATGCCTGGTGCTGGTAAATCAACAGTTGGTAGAATATTAGCAGAAAAAATTGCTTATAACTTTATTGATTTAGATGGTTTGGTTGAAAAAAACTCCTTAATGTTTACAGATGAGCTAATTGAAAAATACGGAATCAATAAGTTTAGAGAGTTAGAAACAGAAGCACTTCAGGAAATAAATGAAGAAAATGTTGTAGTTTCATGTGGTGGTGGAATAGTTGAAAATCGTAATAATAAAACATTCATGAGTGGTTTAATTATCTATTTAGATGTTGATAATAAAATAATTGAAGAACGATTAAAAACTGATTACCAAAGACCGCTGTTACAAGAATATACTCTTGATGAGCTATATACTAAAAGGTTTTTATTATATCAACATTTTGCTGATATTAATATTTCGAATAATAAAGAAATAAATAATACAGTTGATAGTATTATTCAAATGCTTGAGGTTAAAAAATAA
- the mutL gene encoding DNA mismatch repair endonuclease MutL: MSIIKQMDERLANMIAAGEVVERPASIVKELVENSIDAKATEINIFIKENGLKEIRVVDNGIGMDNEDAKKAFLRHATSKIKTEFDLERIRTLGFRGEALAAILSVSRITLKTRQSNSEGFFVRYEDSKLIDEGTTSLNEGTEITVNDLFYNTPARLKYIKSEFSERAAIIDMFDRLALSNPTVRLSLTIDEKLVKETYGNNDYYSLMRQVYGNNVLKDLIVFEKEFQKIKIKGYLASPSVSRARKKDISLFVNGRYIMNYGLTQSIIDGYHSFLMVNRYPLAILLIEMDPVLLDVNVHPQKLEVKFANESLLKYHIELFVKESLMSRPHEIPQNLSIIKRQEYENEPVTINESFIPRKETYVKESLDFVYNDNSNKQTEEQPEIKKIPDFSYVGTFAGTYLLFQNEQGMYMIDQHAAEERVNYEYYFDVIGNPKIVIKEMFLSRNLELTNEDLNLIKNHLNDFKELGFNFNEKMQLISHPTFLLDKDLDDAISVMLQMLEEKNQIDLKILLDNLAKSKSCKASIKANDTLSRKEIDVLIEKLRKTKNPYTCPHGRPTIIHLTYYEIERMFRRVV, encoded by the coding sequence ATGTCAATTATTAAACAAATGGATGAAAGACTTGCTAATATGATTGCTGCCGGTGAAGTTGTTGAAAGACCCGCTTCAATTGTTAAAGAACTAGTCGAAAATTCAATTGATGCCAAAGCAACCGAAATCAATATTTTTATTAAAGAAAATGGATTAAAAGAGATAAGAGTTGTTGATAATGGAATTGGTATGGATAATGAAGATGCTAAAAAAGCATTTTTAAGACATGCAACCTCAAAAATAAAAACTGAATTTGATCTTGAAAGAATTAGAACTTTAGGTTTTCGTGGAGAAGCACTTGCTGCAATTTTATCTGTAAGTAGAATAACTTTAAAAACAAGACAAAGTAATAGTGAAGGTTTTTTTGTTAGATATGAAGATTCAAAGCTTATTGATGAAGGAACAACATCTCTAAACGAAGGAACTGAGATTACTGTTAATGATTTATTTTATAACACACCAGCAAGACTTAAATATATAAAATCTGAGTTTAGTGAACGTGCGGCAATAATCGATATGTTTGATAGATTAGCTCTTTCTAATCCAACTGTGAGACTTTCCTTAACAATTGATGAAAAGCTCGTTAAAGAGACATATGGTAATAATGACTACTATAGTTTAATGCGACAGGTATATGGTAATAATGTTTTAAAGGATTTAATTGTTTTTGAAAAAGAATTTCAAAAAATTAAAATTAAAGGCTATTTAGCTTCCCCTTCTGTCTCAAGAGCAAGAAAAAAAGATATTAGTTTATTTGTGAATGGTAGATATATTATGAATTATGGTTTAACTCAATCTATAATTGATGGTTATCATTCATTTTTGATGGTTAATAGATATCCACTTGCAATTCTATTGATTGAGATGGATCCAGTATTATTAGATGTTAATGTTCATCCTCAAAAATTAGAAGTTAAATTTGCAAATGAATCATTACTTAAATATCATATTGAATTATTTGTCAAAGAATCATTGATGAGTAGACCACATGAAATTCCTCAAAATCTTTCAATTATAAAAAGACAAGAATATGAAAATGAACCAGTAACTATTAACGAAAGTTTTATTCCAAGAAAAGAAACTTACGTTAAAGAATCATTGGATTTTGTCTATAATGATAATAGTAATAAACAAACAGAAGAACAGCCAGAAATTAAGAAAATTCCTGATTTTTCATATGTTGGAACATTTGCTGGAACATATTTATTATTTCAAAACGAGCAAGGTATGTATATGATTGATCAGCATGCTGCCGAAGAGCGTGTTAATTATGAATATTATTTTGATGTAATAGGCAATCCAAAGATTGTTATAAAAGAAATGTTTCTTTCAAGAAACTTAGAACTAACTAATGAAGATTTAAATTTAATAAAAAATCATCTTAATGATTTTAAAGAACTAGGATTTAATTTTAACGAAAAGATGCAACTCATTTCTCATCCAACATTTTTACTTGATAAAGATTTAGATGATGCAATAAGTGTTATGTTACAAATGTTAGAAGAAAAGAATCAAATTGATTTAAAAATTCTACTTGATAATCTTGCTAAAAGTAAGAGTTGTAAAGCATCAATTAAAGCTAATGATACTTTATCAAGAAAAGAGATTGATGTTTTAATTGAAAAATTAAGAAAAACTAAAAATCCATATACATGCCCACACGGAAGACCAACAATTATTCATTTAACATATTATGAAATAGAAAGAATGTTTAGAAGAGTGGTATGA
- the cmk gene encoding (d)CMP kinase codes for MKEFHVAIDGPAGSGKSTISSQIAQKLGWIHVDTGAMYRAVTLYALENQVNLNNEDSYQFLDNVKIDYQDDKILLNGKDVSREIRSEEVTNNVSLVSSFPYVREKMVFIQQKAAKGKNIIMDGRDIGTVVLPNAKLKIFLTANVEERAKRRYNEQLIKGVTVDFEELVNDIAIRDKKDSTRKESPLKKAVDACVIDTTYLTIEQVVDKIINLIEKKENEQDGY; via the coding sequence ATGAAAGAATTTCATGTTGCTATTGACGGACCTGCTGGATCAGGGAAAAGCACAATAAGTTCGCAGATTGCTCAAAAACTTGGCTGGATACACGTTGATACAGGAGCTATGTATCGTGCTGTGACTTTATATGCTTTGGAAAATCAAGTAAATTTAAATAACGAAGATAGTTATCAATTTTTAGATAATGTAAAAATCGATTACCAAGATGACAAAATACTATTAAATGGTAAAGATGTTAGCCGTGAAATTAGAAGCGAAGAAGTTACTAATAATGTTTCCTTAGTCTCAAGTTTTCCATATGTAAGAGAAAAAATGGTTTTTATTCAACAAAAAGCTGCAAAAGGTAAAAATATTATCATGGATGGTAGAGATATTGGTACTGTTGTTTTACCAAATGCTAAGTTAAAAATATTTTTAACTGCTAATGTTGAAGAAAGAGCTAAAAGACGGTATAACGAACAATTAATTAAGGGAGTTACCGTTGACTTTGAGGAGTTAGTAAACGACATTGCTATAAGAGATAAAAAGGATTCAACAAGAAAAGAATCACCTCTTAAAAAGGCAGTCGATGCTTGTGTAATTGATACTACTTATTTAACAATCGAACAAGTAGTTGATAAAATAATAAATTTGATTGAAAAAAAGGAGAATGAACAAGATGGATATTAG
- the mutS gene encoding DNA mismatch repair protein MutS codes for MKDDNKQTYTPMMQQYLKIKEDYADALVFFRLGDFYELFFDDAIIASKVLEIALTARDAGSKVSMAGVPHHSVKPYIQKLIENGYKIAIAEQVTEPGKGLVEREVTRVITPGTVFEDEILEANKNNFIASLLVTEHGYLLTYADISTGESFLVDKLNKKEVIDQIKTLAIKELVVKNQYDTILIEELKSNGIYVTIHEEVNTHDTKWNEHLELNQRQGARHLLNYLNATQKQPLSHLQKIVVEENKKYMNVDFRVKKHLEIIESNTNNQKTTLLYHIDNTKTAMGARLLKHQLNHPLIDLNQINQRLDLITAFLPSQYRSELQERLSYIYDINRIVGKVSFKSVNARDLYQLRETLKQIEPLKETLYKYDNELINNLTNKLDNHQELIDLLEKAISDNPPLTIKEGGIIKTGHNEKLDELHNINAHSKEWLQNFEEEERERTGIKTLKVGYNRVFGYFIEISKAASLAMEEDFGYERKQTLTNSERYISPILKEKEDVILNAKDKAINLEYELFVEIRDEVTKYTYSLQELSGYIASIDVYLSHAISAEKNKYVRPTFNNLREVKIIKGRHPVVEKFTNFVANDIIMSEGETFLITGPNMSGKSTYMRMFALLSYMSQVGSFVPATSASLPIYDAIFTRIGSSDDLSGGKSTFMVEMVESNEALTYATNNSLILFDEIGRGTATYDGMALAQGMVEYIYTKIKAQMLFSTHYHELTALADNYEKITNLHVKAREEKNRMIFLHQVEKGASDKSYGLQVAALANLPKELIKRSEQILKQLENKEDKVKVDLFNYDDEEIIIDNTLSIEQEEVLDGLERIDFDKVTPIDALILLKNYQNKLKK; via the coding sequence ATGAAAGACGATAATAAACAAACATATACCCCAATGATGCAACAATACTTGAAAATCAAAGAAGACTACGCTGATGCGTTAGTCTTTTTTAGGTTAGGGGATTTTTATGAATTATTTTTTGATGATGCAATAATTGCATCAAAAGTTCTAGAAATTGCATTAACAGCAAGAGATGCTGGATCAAAAGTTTCAATGGCAGGTGTTCCACATCATTCGGTTAAACCTTATATTCAAAAACTAATTGAAAATGGATATAAGATTGCTATTGCAGAACAAGTAACAGAACCTGGTAAAGGACTAGTTGAAAGAGAAGTTACTAGAGTAATTACCCCAGGAACAGTTTTTGAAGATGAAATATTAGAAGCTAATAAAAATAACTTTATAGCAAGTCTATTAGTTACTGAACACGGATACTTACTTACATATGCGGATATTTCAACAGGTGAATCTTTTCTAGTTGATAAATTAAATAAGAAAGAAGTTATTGATCAAATCAAAACTTTAGCAATTAAAGAGTTAGTTGTTAAAAACCAATATGACACAATTCTAATTGAAGAACTTAAGTCAAATGGTATATATGTTACAATTCATGAAGAAGTAAATACTCATGATACTAAATGGAATGAACATTTAGAACTTAATCAACGCCAAGGTGCAAGACACCTATTAAATTATCTAAATGCGACCCAAAAACAACCATTATCTCATTTACAAAAAATTGTTGTCGAAGAAAACAAAAAGTACATGAATGTTGATTTTAGAGTTAAGAAACACTTAGAGATTATTGAATCAAATACAAATAATCAAAAAACAACGCTACTTTATCATATTGATAATACTAAAACAGCTATGGGAGCTAGACTTTTAAAACATCAACTTAATCATCCACTTATAGATTTAAATCAAATTAATCAACGACTTGATTTAATAACTGCATTTCTTCCGTCACAATACCGTAGTGAACTCCAAGAGCGATTATCATATATCTACGATATTAATCGGATTGTTGGTAAAGTATCATTTAAAAGTGTGAATGCACGTGATTTGTACCAATTACGTGAAACATTAAAGCAAATTGAACCGTTAAAAGAAACGTTATATAAATATGATAATGAACTTATTAATAATTTGACTAATAAATTAGATAATCATCAAGAACTAATTGATCTATTAGAAAAAGCTATTTCTGATAATCCACCATTAACAATTAAAGAAGGCGGGATTATTAAAACAGGACATAATGAAAAGTTAGATGAACTTCATAATATTAATGCACATAGTAAAGAATGGCTTCAAAATTTTGAAGAAGAAGAGCGTGAACGAACAGGAATTAAAACTTTAAAAGTTGGTTATAATCGTGTTTTTGGTTACTTTATTGAAATAAGTAAAGCAGCATCGCTTGCTATGGAAGAAGATTTTGGTTATGAAAGAAAACAAACATTAACGAATAGCGAAAGATATATATCACCAATTTTAAAAGAAAAAGAAGATGTCATTTTAAATGCCAAAGACAAAGCAATCAATCTTGAATATGAACTTTTTGTTGAAATACGTGATGAAGTTACTAAATATACGTATTCACTTCAAGAATTGAGTGGTTATATTGCAAGCATTGATGTCTATTTAAGTCATGCAATATCAGCGGAAAAAAATAAATATGTTAGACCAACTTTTAATAATTTGCGTGAAGTAAAGATTATTAAAGGAAGACATCCAGTTGTTGAAAAGTTTACAAATTTTGTTGCTAATGATATTATCATGAGTGAAGGTGAAACATTCTTAATTACTGGCCCAAATATGAGTGGTAAATCAACTTATATGAGGATGTTTGCTCTTTTAAGCTATATGTCACAAGTTGGTTCATTTGTGCCAGCAACAAGTGCGTCATTACCAATTTATGATGCAATCTTTACAAGAATTGGATCATCAGATGATTTAAGTGGTGGTAAGTCAACATTTATGGTTGAAATGGTTGAAAGTAATGAAGCATTAACATATGCAACAAACAATTCATTGATTCTTTTCGATGAAATAGGGCGTGGTACTGCAACATATGATGGAATGGCACTGGCTCAAGGAATGGTTGAATACATTTATACAAAAATCAAAGCACAAATGCTATTTTCAACACACTATCATGAACTTACAGCATTAGCAGATAATTACGAAAAAATTACTAATTTGCACGTTAAAGCAAGAGAAGAAAAGAATCGAATGATTTTTCTCCATCAAGTTGAAAAAGGTGCATCTGATAAATCATATGGATTACAAGTAGCTGCACTTGCAAATCTACCTAAAGAATTAATTAAACGTAGTGAACAAATATTAAAACAATTAGAAAATAAAGAAGATAAAGTTAAAGTTGATTTATTTAATTATGATGATGAAGAAATCATTATTGATAATACATTATCAATTGAACAAGAAGAAGTTTTAGATGGACTTGAAAGAATTGACTTTGATAAAGTTACTCCAATTGATGCTTTAATTCTTCTTAAGAATTATCAAAACAAATTAAAAAAATAA
- the efp gene encoding elongation factor P: MISTNEFKTNVTIEFEGNIFQVIEFLHVKPGKGAAFVRTKLRNLRTGSVIDYTFNAGVKVKKAQINKVPMQYLYVDGTKHVFMNTETYEQLEVEGEQIESEIKFLPEGASTELIMFNESEILGINLPDNIVLKVVETVPGVKGDTKTNAMKDAKLETGIVVKVPLFIEEGERIVVSTYDSSYVSREK, encoded by the coding sequence ATGATATCAACAAATGAGTTTAAGACAAATGTAACAATTGAGTTCGAAGGAAATATCTTTCAAGTAATTGAATTCTTACACGTTAAACCAGGGAAAGGTGCGGCATTTGTTCGTACAAAATTAAGAAATTTAAGAACAGGATCAGTTATTGATTATACATTTAATGCGGGTGTTAAAGTTAAAAAAGCTCAAATTAATAAGGTTCCAATGCAATACTTATATGTAGATGGAACAAAACATGTATTTATGAATACTGAAACATATGAACAACTTGAAGTTGAAGGTGAACAAATTGAGAGCGAAATTAAGTTCTTACCCGAAGGCGCTTCAACTGAATTAATTATGTTTAATGAGAGCGAAATTTTAGGAATTAATTTACCTGATAATATCGTATTAAAAGTTGTTGAAACAGTACCTGGTGTTAAAGGTGATACAAAAACTAATGCTATGAAAGATGCAAAACTTGAAACTGGAATCGTTGTTAAAGTTCCTTTGTTTATCGAAGAAGGGGAAAGAATTGTTGTATCAACATATGACTCATCATATGTATCAAGAGAAAAATAA